The following is a genomic window from Rhizobium sp. NRK18.
CGGGCTACTACAAGACCGCGGATGCGGGTTACCTCGACGAGGACGGATACATCTTCATCATGGCGCGCACCGATGACATCGTGAATGTCGCCGGGCACCGTCTGTCGACCGGGGCCATGGAAGAAGTCTGCGCCATGCATCCGGATGTCGCCGAATGCGCGGTGATCGGCATTGCCGATCCGATCAAGGGTCAGGTGCCCTGCGGCTTCCTGGTGCTCAACAACGGTGCCGATCGCGGTGCCAAGGAGCTGGAGCGTGAGATCGTCGCGCTTATCCGCGAGGAGATCGGCCCGGTTGCCGCCTTCAAGATGGCGATCCAGGTCAAGCGGCTGCCGAAGACGCGCTCCGGAAAGATTCTGCGAGGCACCATGCAGAAGATCGCCGATGGCATGCCTTGGACGATGCCGGCAACGATCGAGGATCCGGCGGTACTTGATGAAATTACCGAAGCGATCCGGTCTCACTCGGCGCAACATGCCGCATGAATGAAAAAAGGCCCCGCGAGGGGCCTTTTGTCGTCTGAATGATGATCCGCGAGGAAATCAGCGGAAGTCGTCTTCGTCGTCTTCCTCGACCGTGTCGGACTTCAGCGACTTGAGCTTCGCGAAAACGGCATCCGCGTCGATTTCCTTTTCCTCTTCCTCGGCGTAGTTCGAGGTGTAGTTTTCGGTTTCGCGGGCAGATTCGAGCGTTGCGCCCATTTCGGCAGCGGTCGGCAGCGGACGGCCTTTCGATGCCTTCTCGACTTCCATGTCGAGGTCGATCTGGCTGCAGAGGCCGAGCGTAACCGGATCCATCGGCGTCAGGTTGGCGGAGTTCCAGTGCGACCGGTCGCGGATCTGTTCGATCGTGGACTTCGTTGTGCCGACAAGGCGTGAAATCTGCGCATCCTTGAGTTCCGGATGGTTGCGAACCAGCCAGAGGATGGCGTTCGGGCGATCCTGGCGCTTGGAGACCGGCGTGTAACGCGGGCCACGACGCTTCGATTCCGGAACCCGAACCTTCGGCTCGGCGAGCTTCAGCTTGTAGGCCGTGTCCTTTTCCGCCCGCGCTATTTCGTCGCGGGAAAGCTGGCCGGTCGAGATCGGATCGAGGCCCTTGATGCCCTGAGCGGACTCACCGTCAGCGATGGCTTTGACTTCCAGAGGATGCAGTTTGCAGAACTGGGCAATCTGCTCGAATGACAGGGATGTGTTGTCAACGAGCCAGACGGCGGTCGCCTTCGGCATCAGCAGTTGTTGAGCCATAGATAAAGTCCTTCTGTCCGTCCGCTCCGGGGGCGCGGGCCGTGGGTCAAACCACAATTTCCGGGATTTTCGCGCCTTCTATAACCGCAATGTGTCATAAATGCAATTCTTTCGAATGCGAATTGCTGACGCTTGATTGCCTTGTTTATTTCAGTTCTTATCTTGCCAGAACAAGTGGGACGGGAGGACG
Proteins encoded in this region:
- a CDS encoding DUF1013 domain-containing protein produces the protein MAQQLLMPKATAVWLVDNTSLSFEQIAQFCKLHPLEVKAIADGESAQGIKGLDPISTGQLSRDEIARAEKDTAYKLKLAEPKVRVPESKRRGPRYTPVSKRQDRPNAILWLVRNHPELKDAQISRLVGTTKSTIEQIRDRSHWNSANLTPMDPVTLGLCSQIDLDMEVEKASKGRPLPTAAEMGATLESARETENYTSNYAEEEEKEIDADAVFAKLKSLKSDTVEEDDEDDFR